A window from Theropithecus gelada isolate Dixy chromosome 1, Tgel_1.0, whole genome shotgun sequence encodes these proteins:
- the LOC112607810 gene encoding olfactory receptor 2T1: MEEYNTSSTDFTFMGLFDRKETSGLLFAIISTIFVTALMANGVMIFLIQTDLRLHTPMYFLLSHLSLMDMMYISTIVPKMLVDYLLDQRTISFVGCTAQHFLYLTLVGAEFFLLGLMAYDRYVAICNPLRYPVLMSRRVCWMIIAGSWFGGSLDGFLLTPITMSFPFCNSREINHFFCEAPAVLKLACADTALYETVMYVCCVLMLLIPFSVVLASYARILTTVHRMSSVEGRKKAFATCSSHVTVVSLFYGAAMYTYMLPHSYHTPAQDKVLSVFYTILTPMLNPLIYSLRNKDVTGALKRALGRFKAPQRGSRGVF; this comes from the coding sequence ATGGAAGAGTACAACACATCCTCTACAGACTTCACTTTCATGGGGCTGTTCGACAGAAAGGAAACCTCAGGTCTTCTTTTTGCCATCATCTCTACCATCTTCGTCACCGCACTGATGGCCAATGGGGTTATGATCTTCCTGATCCAAACAGATTTGCGCCTTCACACACCCATGTACTTCCTCCTCAGCCACCTTTCCTTAATGGACATGATGTACATTTCCACTATTGTGCCTAAGATGCTGGTTGATTACCTGCTGGATCAAAGGACCATTTCCTTTGTAGGGTGCACAGCTCAACACTTCCTCTACCTTACCCTTGTGGGAGCTGAATTCTTCCTGTTGGGCCTCATGGCCTATGACCGCTATGTGGCCATCTGCAACCCTCTGAGATACCCTGTCCTCATGAGCCGCCGGGTCTGTTGGATGATTATAGCAGGTTCCTGGTTTGGGGGCTCTTTGGATGGCTTCCTCCTAACTCCCATCACCATGAGCTTTCCCTTCTGCAATTCCCGGGAGATCAACCACTTCTTCTGTGAGGCTCCGGCAGTCCTGAAGTTGGCATGTGCAGACACAGCCCTCTACGAGACAGTGATGTACGTGTGCTGTGTTTTGATGCTGCTGATTCCTTTCTCTGTAGTCCTTGCTTCCTATGCCCGAATCCTGACCACAGTTCACCGCATGAGCTCAGTGGAGGGCAGGAAGAAGGCCTTTGCCACTTGTTCATCCCATGTGACTGTGGTGTCCTTGTTCTATGGGGCTGCCATGTACACCTACATGCTGCCACACTCCTACCACACTCCTGCCCAGGACAAAGTCCTCTCTGTGTTTTACACCATTCTCACACCCATGCTGAACCCCCTCATCTACAGCCTTAGAAACAAGGATGTGACTGGAGCTCTGAAGAGGGCCTTGGGGAGGTTCAAGGCTCCTCAAAGGGGGTCAAGAGGTGTCTTTTGA